One Aegilops tauschii subsp. strangulata cultivar AL8/78 chromosome 2, Aet v6.0, whole genome shotgun sequence genomic window, CAAGCAGGGTCAAGTAGGTGAATGCACTTGTCTGCCTTGTGCTCCACACCATTGAACTCGGTATCAAAATGGTATTACGGTAGCCAAAGTCGAATTCTGACAAATCCTCCTAAAAATGAAATCTTTCTGCGCAAAACCTGAGCAGTCATGCATATATGTTCGAGAGAGGACTTGGTTTACTTACCTGAGAGCTTGTCTTTGGTCACCAGTAGCACATAGTCATCGGCTTCCATTCCCCCCTCATGTGCTTCAGCCCGCTGGTGCCGCCCATATCACCAAACAATAGATGCCACCGATGGTCACGCCTCCTCATCCTAGTCATGTCAGCGATGCCTAACCGACATGGTCCACACAGCCGTCCAGGGTACCTTCCACTGCCGCCGTCCGCCTGCATAGGGTCAGGATTTTGATGCTCGATTTGGCAATCAAGGGGAAAGGGGGCTCAACATCTTTCCAAGATATTTTCTACAAGTTAAAGCCTCCTAAGAGACTGCACTATGGGCCCCACGCCGAGTCAACACGCCACCTCAAACCCCGTTATGGTTGGAAATGACGGAGTGACCAATTCGGTCATGAAATAAACCAATGTGATCAGTTCATCACATTTTGAGAGAAGTGTGACCAATGTGCTCATCTTGCGGGAGTTGAGTGACCAATGATGTGTTTATCTCTCTACAAATTCCCTTCATAGAAACTCTTTATGAAAATTTATTTAAAATTTCCCTCGTTAAAAATGTCATGGTACAAAAGCACTACAAGAAATTGTTCAACTAGAATACAATAATTCATGGTAAAGAATGAATAATTGTTAATAGTTTTATTTTTAGAAAAGGACAAGTATACATTTTGTTCCATATTTTAATTTTCATCATAGAAGTTATGATATGCATGGCACTATCGGGGTTTGCTTCTATGAAACATCTTATAACAAGGCGACATTATAAGACCAATGGCATGTATGGAACATACCTTTTACGCAACTTAATACACCATCATCACATCAATTATTTCCTATAAAACTCGAGATACTAACTATTCACATTTGTAGTTTTCAAATGAACAAAAGCCTAATGTGACATGCTAAAAATTTCTCAACTACCATGATGCCACTATAGAATTTACCACACCCACCCACCCATAGAGaatttgtcggtgtacaaaagtaggggcctttatgtacccctttacttgtgcgcgggaagtcgtgaagagcaaaggggcaaggtggattcccccggcaagaccctcgccggggtgacttgcccaacaccagcaaggccgccacccttgagcctgagagtcctgacaccatcgacaaacatcaagaccaaggctcaggggcgcctgcgtggtggcatgcagatcctTGTGAAAACCAAAGACCTGTAAATCTAGATgggaaccagaagacgaagacccccggcaagatccttgccgggaacAGACGAAGACCCCctgcaagatccttgccgggacggccACGAGACcaccggcaagatccttgccggggacacccacaagaccccggcaagacccatGCCAACCCCGGCAAGtcccttgccgggggcatctacggggccacaaccaggcccgcacCTACCAAGGTTTCGCTATCCCACGGCCGTTCCGACGCGGCAACCAGCCTGCCAAACTAGGCACGCACCTACGTGGCAGCGAGCAACCTCTAGGCCAAccagtcaagcacctgcgtggtggtatgtagatcttcgtgaagaccctaccaccgcaccagcgcagcagccagccagccaacgtggtgttgcatgcctcgtcagcttggacgcgcgtcaaagcaaggcgaggcggcgacggacgggacgagcttcattgtcgtccccgataaagcaagaggacgcATAggtggcgcattaaatgcatttgtcctatGATGTCAGGGATAGACTTGTACATTGTAGatgctttccacctcctgtgtgccattgtggcgacccctttgacatataaaaggagtcccgaggcgtactgaggaagcATTCGGACTTTTTGAACggggcatgcaccgcagctagttcaagagctcaagaacaccaaatatacaccaaagcaagactagggtattacgcatcgtttgcggcccgaacctgggtaaaaaatcccctcgcgctgatcttttagacctgctctttgcgcagctccacgccccgccaaccgtagtagggattccctgtgatcccataggcgTTGTTTTCCCCTACAGAATTTATATTGATTTTAGCATCACAAGCCTCTCCATGGCCGGTCCCCTTTGAAGGTCACTACTTGCAAATTGCAACCATGCTCACTTAAATTTAGTGTCCAAACCACACCCTGATTTGGTGTAGAAATCATAAACTAAATCAATGTTGTGAGTCATCTCTCAAATTGTTCATGGGTTGGGTTATTGGGCTTAGTGCCTCAGTATGACTATAGAGACGTGTGAATTGGTAGGACAAAAATATGCCTACGTCCCAAACCATGCACAGTACCTATCTATACATAGGCTGCCCATCATGGCCATGAGTGGGTAGTGCTAGCTTTGTTCCCTCCTATTCAAGAGTCTCCCTATTCAATTGCATCTCCCCctcaataaataaataaattcaATTGCATCTCCCTTGATCTCATAGTTGCCCTACCTTCTCCACATCAAAATCGTTGCCTCTATAGGTAGTCCTCTCTTGTGTCCTATTATTCACAAATCACAGTCCTCCCCTTACTTGCGCCATGTATGCTTCATGTTGAGTTATTGTATTCCATTTCTCATTGCCCACCGATTATCGATCTCCACATAATCTTCCTAATCCTCATCCGGAAACTATCCATCCGAGATCTAAGGCCGGTGTTTGGTGAACAACTAAGGTTACACAGAGTCATCATAAAGAAGGTTGATCATAAATTTGCCGACTCAACGATCTGAATTTGTAAAAATAGACCTCAATCTCTTGTTCTTTTTATTCTCGTTCCTTGTGAATCTAAAAAGGCATTGCCATGCTTGTCTTTGGGATAAATTATGAAGAAGGAATGTTTAGGTCTCTATAGACATGACCCTTGCTATCTAGGTTGTGCTTGTAGTCCTTGAGGTAGAAGATTTTCATTTTCTCTGAATAACACGAGCAACCACACATTTGTGTTAGGATATGAAATACTTTTTGAAGGATACGTAATGATTTTTCACTTAGGTGGTTGGTCCATAAACAATCGAAATTGACCCATGATGAGGCCTTGCATTTCATTAACAGTCTTTTGTTGCTGGATCGTTCTCATCTCTTATCATTTGTATCTTTCGCCGAGATCTCTCCCCATTTTTTCACTGCCTTGCTCCCTATTTCTTTATCTCACCATACTCCACGATGGGAGCTACCTTCCCCATGAATTTCGATGGGGCAAAGATTGAGATACATTCCGCATTGTTCGTCTTGCCGTACGACATCTCCACCATGCACATGCCTAGATAAGGGAGGAGCCAGTGGTACCATACGGGAGGGACGTCCCTTCCATCATCGTGAGCTCATGGATGATGCTTTTCTTATCAAACGGTGGTGAATCACCTCCCTTCATGTATATTTGTGAGAAATTTTTGTCTCAATTGTTACTTGGGCTGCTATGATATGTACATAGTGACGGGCACCATGCATTTCCTATGTTATGCTTGAAATTTTTTCATTGCAATTTGCTCGATTACTAGATTAATTGGTCGATTGAGATGGAAGTTACACAACACTAGTGCTCTCCACTACTTCTGGTCAAcctttttttttcaatttttaaGATTGCATGACAAATTGGTTTAGCATGATTAAAACTGATGCTGTGTGATTGGTTGATTGTATTGCTCAAGTTACCTACAGTGTTTCTTGATTTTATCTGGCAACACTACATTTGTTCTATATTACACGACATGATAATTCTTTGCCCAAAAAACCCAAATATTTTTGCAGTTTTTGTTATTGTCTTGAAAGTTGAAATAGTGATTGTTGTAGATAAAATTTGCATTGAGGAAAGTTTACTCTCGTCGACTCTACACTCAGTGTGATCCACTGAGCAATGAGCAATTAGCAGTATCATATATCTGACATATGGATGGAGTTTACCCTTGAAACTACCATATGATCATGAGTTAGTAACTGCTCGTTGTCATTGTTGTTTTACTTACTGGAAATATTTGAACTAATGAGTGCTCCCCATAATGGAAATAATAAATTGTTGTTTCCTTTTCAGGATGATTCAAAGAGCGAAGAAGAGTCGACTCTACACAATCAGAAGTTGCCCCAAATTGGCGACACATACATAGATCCATTTCAGCCTGTGAACTCTTCTGCCTCTACTACAAAGAGTGTTGTCAAGGATTATACTGAGCTACACTCCCAAATTCCACTAGTGAATATGGATGCCATTGAAGATTTGCATGCACAATCATCGTCATCTTCTTCAAGGAGTGTGCCTAGTAATTTTGTTAATATGATGGCGATGCAGGAGGCATGCCTTCGTGCGTTGATTGACCCAGACCAGGAATTATCCTGCAAATTATGGCGTCAGTCCCCTAAGGCTTTGAAGAATCACTACGCTCTCGACGTTGAGATGGCATGTTCTGGGGGGCATGTGCCAAATACAAATGCTCCTGGAAATTCCCAGGTCAATTCACTTCTTCAGCTGATCAAGAATCCAGTAAACCAGTCTATGCGGCTCATTAATGTCAAGGGTCACGTACCTGCTCTCAGGTGCACAAAACTCATGCAATCTTATCTTCATAATTACCTTATTAAGCATCAGTTTCAGTCAGTATATTCTCAAGGTTACGTCTCCTATTATGCTATGCGTCCCTTGAAAAAATTGCAACCTTATATGGGAAACCATCCATTACCCTTTGTTGTATTTGACATGCAGTGCTGACCCAATTGGGAGCTGCTTTATACGACAGAAACTTGACGAAGCAACTACTGGAGAGATAGTTATGCTATATAAAGAAATCACGCCTCACATCCTTACACTGGCCACTGATGTCTTTCCCACTTATGTTATCCAAAAGGTTTTCTTCCTCCAATTCCTATAGAAGTTTGTATCTTGAGTCTCTAATTAAGGATGTTGAGATTAATTGGACATAAACTTCTGTACTTACCTTCCAATTTTTTTATAGCTTCTTGAGCATGGACCACATGTCTACTTCAGGATACTAATTGCTAATCTAATGGGGCATGTGTTAGACCTAAGCCTTCATCTCTATGGTTGTCGGGTGATCCAGAAGGTAAGCTGAACACTATCTCTTTTCTAACATCTCATGATGGAAGGAATTAAGGTGTGTTTGTAGAGTGCAAAACTGCACCTTTATATTTGGAAGGCCTCTACTTTGTAATGTCATGTAAGATAGAATATGTAATTTAGTCAAACCATTCATTCTCTCATTTATTCTCTTGTTAATATGTACATTATCTTAGATAACTTCTGCTATAAATATAATATAATGTGAAATGCATAAATAGTTTAAGCTGATTATGTTGCATTATGTTTTATGTTTTTACCCTGGTATGCCATATTGCTTCGTTGCAAGCTTGGTCACTGATGGTGTCTCTTTGTTCAGGCTTTTGAAATAAGCGACATTGATCAACAAATAAAGATGGCCACGGAGCTTGATTGCAACCTATTCAAATGTATATGTGATCAACATGCAAACCATGCCGTTCAGAAATGCATGGAGTGTGTGCAGCCACAATATATCCAATTCATCTATAGACGGTTATGTGGCAAGGCCAAGATGTTATCCACACATCCTTATGGATGCCATGTGGTTCAGGTAGTTAGTTTGGGCATTACACTTTTTACCGCTTCCTATCTTTCGACGTTTGTTTGGACCTTGTTCACTAATTATTCCTCCCGTCCTCGTGATCTTCTTAGAAAATGCTGGAGTTCTGCAAGGATCCTCAAATTATGGACAGGTTTATCACGGAGATTCTCGATTGTGTAAGGGAGTTGTCTGTAGACCCATATGGAAACTACGTTGTGCAGGTAAAGCGTGTAGTTGTTTGTAATTGATGAAATATTGTCGCGGCTAAACAAACAATTCACATGTGTGTTCTATCGACATGTTGCAGTACATTGTGGAGCATGGAGGACCTCGTTATCGACAAATTATTATGTTGAAACTTGCTGGAAGCATAGTACAGATGAGCCACCAGAAGCACTCTTCCAAAGTCATTGAGAAGTGCCTAATCTATGCCAGCTACCACGATTGCAAGCTTGCCATAAATGAGATCCTTTCTGCAGGCGGTGGTCAAACTGCAGATCATCTCGTGGTATGTGGCTCTTGAGGTCTTACCGCTGTTACTCGACACCCCTAGAGACATATAGTACACATGACTAATCTTGCGTGGTTGCCCTGGTCATGCAGGGCATGATAATCCACCAGTATGCAAACTGCGTGGTGCGGCAGATGATTGACGTGGTGAACGATTGGCAGTTCAACGTGATCGTGGATGTGCTGAGGCGCAACAGGGACACTTTGGTCAAGTACGCCCATGGGAGGCAGGTCATCGCGCAGGTCGAGAGGCTCCTCAATGGCATGGCACCGTCCCCCGACTCCTTTGGGCAGACATCGTCATCGTCCCGGCTCCTCTAGTGTGTTTTTAATTGCTTTTACAATGGTTTGCTTTCTATGTCTCTGTTGTTCTTCCTGGAGCATCAGTGATCGGCAGAAATTGAATTAAGGTGAACTCAGTTGCTTTCGTTTTCCCCATTAGGTGAACTGAATTGTTTCTGTAGAGGAGAAACGAACTATAACCTCCTCTGGTCTAAAGACTTGTCAGGCACCCAGCCTATACCATTATCTATGAATTGAACTATTTGTTTTCCATACCATTTTGTGAGGGCTTCATCAGTTAAGTTTAGGACTTCAAAATATCTTCCTGGTTGGTTTCACCAGGCATATGCATGTTCCAGGTTGTCGACCAGGCAGTTAAAAATAGTATACTCTTATGTAGCTAGACGGCTCATTCAGGCTTTGAATTCAGAAACATACACACAGAATATCACGTGATGCATCATTTAGGTTTCTTGTTTTGTGGGTGATGCATCATTTAGGTTGTGATGGGCAGAGTGTGGTTTAAGGTACCTGTTGGGCCTCGCAGCGTCGTCCAAGGCGTGGCTGTAGGCACTGTGGCAGATGGCAACTGCACTGTCAGTTTCTAGGATGAATGGTGCGCGGCTGCACTCAATGGCAAGGGCAGCTCCTTCCATGCACGCCGCAATACTTTGATCAGTTAATTCGCTTGACTTAAGCACTCCTACTGCCCTAGGTTAGTATGTATTCCCACAAGAAAAAGGAGACAAAACAAAACTTGATTTGCATTGATCTAACAGACGACTCCATACATACGTACCTTGCAGATCTATACACCATCTAGCGGCTATACGTACGCGACAGGATAATCTCTCAGGCAGGCCGGGTGGCAGCTGCTCCATCGTCCTGATCGTCAGCTCTAAGAACATCTTCAataaatgatgtaaaatacaagaGTGTTTGCAGTAAAATTTACATCATCAAAAAGTGGGCTTTGCATCACGAAAACCTCCAACTCCAACGGATGATGTAAAATAGGACATTAGCACTCCAATagatagatgatgtaaaataggaTAGCCGCACAGCAGCCGCTCCACAATTTCATATATATTTGAACCAAATAATATCAAAATCATCTTAAATTAATCATCCTAAACAAACATACAATTTGAGCTAAACTGAACTTGAACTAGGCCGAACAACTGTACCTTTCTGAACATACAGAAACTAGCATAGCAGGGACACTAGGAACTGAACATTATCTGAACTATAACAGCCGGCGCTCGATTTAGCTGCTCCTGCTCGCTGCGTTAGTGGCCAGATGCTGCTGCTCGCCCAACGAGCAAATCGAGCACTGCCGCTCTCCCCCTCAAGCTTGATGGCCAAACCAAGCATTGCCACACTGCATCAATTAGAGCGGCGGCTGGTCCCTGCCACACCCGGCCGCCATATGTGCCCAGGCTCAGCAGGAGATCGGCCCATGGATCGAGCCCCAGATGCTCGCACGAGCCGCTCCTGCACGGCCTCGCTGTAGGTCGCTGCACGCGCGAGGGCCAGCGTCGGGACAGCGGAGTCTGACGCGACGAGGGAGGAGAAGAGGGCCTCGAGCGCGGCCTCGGGGAGGGGAGAAGCATGGGGGCTCTTCTCCAGCAGGAAGACGGTGAGGGCACGCGCGAGGGCTGCCGCCATGGGAGGCGACGTTGAGAGGGAGGCCGCCGCCATCGACTTGAATGCGAGCCATGGGTCATCCGAGCAGTCCGCGAGAAGAAACGCAGCAGCGACTTCGAGCGCCACGGCGTCCGCGACGGACGGGTAGGAGCGGGAGGTGGTGGGGGCGATGGAGGGCCATGGCGGCGAGCGCgggagcggcggcgacggccgcgGGGTTGGAGGAGGCGGCCATGGACGCCCAGTGGCTGGGGCGGTGCCAGAGCTGGCCGGAatcggtcggcggcggcggaaggGGATCGAGCGGTCAGCCACGCAGCGGGAACTTCCGGGCGGGCAGTTGGGTCTTCGGGTTTTTCTCTGGATTTGCTCGGGAGGCCTGATCCAAATTTGAATCAGATGTATTTTATGTTTAGAGTAAATAAAATCTGATAAAAAATTGCATCTACATCAATTTGATTGAGGGACTTTTTGAGCCTTCGTGATGTATATTTCAATTATTTTTACTTCAACATATATACATGATCCCGCCAACGCTATATCTCACTTACTACGAGATACATCAGGGCCTTGCCTTCTGCGATCCTGCTAGTGGGTTGGACTAGCAAGCGGTTTTCCTTTTGCACGAGTCCGGCTCACATGTTTCTTATTTACCCACCGGTTATTTTTCGATTCGGAGCGTAGTGCATTGCTTCTCGCCCGACTCAGTCAGGTGGACCATTCTAACCTgttattttgtttttttttttcggttttgtgtTTTGCTTtgtatttattttccttttcattatcaccttttctttttattccATTATAAGGTTCCTTTCTTCTTATTATATTTGTATTTTGGGTTTTTTGTTCCCTAATATTTGCCGTTCTTcattttgctttttatttttatAGTTTTTCATATACATATTGACTTTGTTTTAATAAACATCGAACATTTTTAGTATATATGTTGAACACTGTTCAGATGCACGTTGAATATTTTTCCAAAatgtcatgaacatttttttaaatatgtGAACATTACTATGAATAGCACATAATTTTCTTTATATATgttatgaacatttttataaaatcaaGTGAACCAGTTTTTAAATTTTATGAATACTTCTTAAAATGTTATGAACATATTTTGAAACCTGTTTAATGGTATTTTTTTACAAACAGTTTTTTAACATTTTCTTGAAGATGTTTTTAGAAAATATTATGAACACATTTTTAATGTTcctttctcttttattttttattttttaaatacGCATTGAATACTTTACAGAAACACTTCAAACATTTTTCTAAATAaatgttaaacattttcaaaGACAAGTCAAACATTTTCTAATACATGTTGAAATTTTTGGAAATACATGTTGAACATTTGTCAAATGCATGCTGAACATTATTCAAATACGCTATGAACATCTTTTTTAAAGAAACCGTGCACATTTTTACAACACCCATTCATCATTTTCGAAATACAGGCCGAATTTTTTTTACTAAATACATGGTGAACATTATTTTAAATACCCCGGTCATTACATGTTCAAAATTTGTAAATACAGCATAATTTTTTTAAATGGATGATAATAATTGTTAAACATGTGTTGAACATTAAAAAAATACAAGTCGAACATTTTCTATAGATTGGTAAAAAAAATAGTTTCCAAAATAATAGTACATTTCCTAAACTATTTTTAAAAGCAGTGTAAAAACGAAaacataaaacataaaaaaatcaAAGGAGACGACTATCCTGCAAATCGCTAGAAGCGATATATACATACAAAGCATAATGTTGACTAGAGATTGGTTACTTATCAGTTTCCCAATCCAATTTCACAAAAAGTTACACAGTTTTAACAACCTGTGATTTTGGCAAATATTGGCAAGAATTTTAGGCAGCAAACCAGTCAACATCATAGATCCACCCAAATCCAGGTCGCAAACTCTATTTGGCACTTCACGCGCCAGTTACTTCATTACTCGTAACTGGCGCACACCCTCCATCCCTTCTGTCGGTGAACTGGGCGGGCACATATATAGTTCAGCTTCTCAAAAGCTGCTCTGGTTTTGGGAAGCTTACAAAAGCTTTCGAACCGGTTATATCTTTTATGTGTTTTTGGTTTTCTGGTTCACTCATTTTTGTCTGgtttttcttttcattttctttttatttttccattattttatttcctttttttcaaatgcatgaacttttttttgcaaatttgtgaactttttcccAACTTTTGTGAACTTTTTCCCAAAGTACAAACTATTGTTTTCCAACTTTTGATATTTTTTTTAAATCccattttttgaacttttttcaaattttttaatTTTCCAATCTTGAACTTTTTATAAATTTGCAAAGTTTTTCCAAAATATTTGAACTTTAGAAATATGAACTTTTGTGAACCTTTTCAGTTCAAGAATTTctttaaattcatgaacatttttggaaTTCACGATTTTTTTGTATCCGTGAACTTTTGTTGCATGTTCGTGATTTCTTTTCTGAAATCTGTGAACTTTTCAAATTCCTGAATTTTTTTCGAACGTGTCAATATGTTTTTCATGCCAATTGTTTGATAGGGCTAGATGGGGTTCAACCAAATAGATCTTTGAGGCTGAAGACAACATTGCTCTCTACTCTGGGCTTTTACTACTATAGGAATGCCCAGTTGTGGCGGACGCTAAATATCCATCAGTGGCGATCAAAGCCCGCTCGCCACTGTTATGGTTGGTACTTATGGTGGGCACTGGCTGGCGCCCACCATGATATATTTTGCCAAGCCAAAAAGAAAAATGCATGTCATGGCAGCGTTTTTGGCTATCGCCGCAGTTGTTTTCATTTTAACAGTAATATTATTATCGTAGAGTTATATACAACACAATTTAAGAACGAACTTTCAATGTTTAACAATTTCACATAACACTAAACAACCGCACACAACATATATGTTCGATGAAATGCTAGTACGGTAGAATTCACGTACGAAATTGGGATCAACACCAAGAAAAAGCTATGGTGACTGTGGGACATTGTACCACAGATAAATGTCGTCGGTATCATCTACTTCACCTAGAAATAACATGCATGCCCTCCGAGCTTCCATCTTCACTCTTTGCAATCTGTATCCAATTAGGACCATTGAAATGCGTTCGGTGTGCCTTGTTGGTGACCATAAGGTTCAAGCGTATGCCATTTTGAAGCAAGGCCATCTTGAGCTCAAATGTGCCCTCCACCTCCGTGGATAGGTTCGCCCTACACATGAAGTCTGCCCTTCCCCAACAAGAGATGCACTAAGCATAATTGAATGAAAACAACAAGTAGTCATTTTGGGGTGCAACTTTATAATCGTGAGCAACTCATCATCCATAACACAAGCTGAATTAAAATGTACTGTCCTCTTCTGAAAGTCCTGCTGAAAATCTATTTGGATTTCATTGTAATGAGGGTGCACCTTGTAGCAGGCACCTAGCCTGTTGTCGCCACATCATCGACATTCTTGGTTCATTGCCTACATTCATGTTTAGAAATGAAATAGAAATCACATAGTTCATGACATCATTTATACACTATAGTCTATAGTACAATCAGCATGGCAAAAATAAACATTTAAAAACTAGGGATCGAAGAAAATAATTGGGCATGACTTCTACTAAAAAATATATTGAGTGCTAGAAATGCGACAAAACGAAAATTAATCAATGTTTTGCCATAATTTCGGCACTCATTTTGCAGCCCTGCAAATTTTAAGCAGTCCCTATGGATAAGAGACCAGTAGGATAAAAGGATACCAGTTAATTACATATAAGAAACATCAATTAATATGTCAACAACAAAAATATCAAATTAGTCTCATTAGCTAGATTCCTTAGAATTTTTTTCCATAGGCTTCCTCATATACATATGAATCTTTAAACATATGGTCCATATCATTGTTCAACTTGTCGCGCATATCCAATGCATATAAGCTCCAATAGTCATGGAGTGACACAATGGTATTATCTTAAATGAACGCAAGTAATTGGATAATAACCATAGAAACATATACTCTAGAATTTTCTATTAGTCACAACTAAGCAAGACAACCTACTTTTGACATTGTTGCGTTGTAAATCTAAATCAACACGAATTGGAGCAAACACGTATAAACACACTATAGAACATTTAAGTGGCACAAGCTATTGTATAGAAGAATATGACTTTATCTTCTATGCTAAGAATTAAATGAGTTTGGTTAACTAACAAAATATGTATAACTACTTTTGAGAAAAATACATAATCCAATTAGAATAACATTATAGATATATGTTAAACCGAATGCCAACCCTAGGTTTTGATGTGTAAAATAATTGTAGTGATATTGTAGGAGGAGGCTATGGAGGGAGGAGCTTAATTACTTGGAGGTTGAAGCCGTTGAAGCTCGAGGAGGCGGAGGGAGCGGAATGGTGCCAGAGGAGGAGTTagccggcggtggtggggtgAGGCCTCCGctgtcggaggaggaggccatgGCGGTAGGGCCACCGAAGGCAGGCGCTATGGTGGACAGAGGACGGCCGAGCGATTTTGCGGGCGAGGGTGGGGTTGAATTTGGTTTGGAGATGTTTTGGGGGGATCTAAATTTTCTTCGGGTAGGCTGAGTAGTGGCGCGGCCCAACTCTCGCCACAACTAAAGACCTGGCAGTTGCATGTATTTACTGAAGCATGCCAGTGAATGTGTTCTACATAATTAACTGGTGTTTCTACATCATTTCAACTTCAAACTTTTCCCATGATTAGCACACACCGTTGGAAGCCACATGCTCAAATTTGGCCACTTTTGAGTTGATTTCCTAT contains:
- the LOC109756019 gene encoding uncharacterized protein, with product MDNKGKSKAIDDYVRTASQFHRSSGIDSGKEIWEDDAATIALGVRQHDRSLFLSFLDEQDDSKSEEESTLHNQKLPQIGDTYIDPFQPVNSSASTTKSVVKDYTELHSQIPLVNMDAIEDLHAQSSSSSSRSVPSNFVNMMAMQEACLRALIDPDQELSCKLWRQSPKALKNHYALDVEMACSGGHVPNTNAPGNSQVNSLLQLIKNPVNQSMRLINVKGHVPALSADPIGSCFIRQKLDEATTGEIVMLYKEITPHILTLATDVFPTYVIQKLLEHGPHVYFRILIANLMGHVLDLSLHLYGCRVIQKAFEISDIDQQIKMATELDCNLFKCICDQHANHAVQKCMECVQPQYIQFIYRRLCGKAKMLSTHPYGCHVVQKMLEFCKDPQIMDRFITEILDCVRELSVDPYGNYVVQYIVEHGGPRYRQIIMLKLAGSIVQMSHQKHSSKVIEKCLIYASYHDCKLAINEILSAGGGQTADHLVGMIIHQYANCVVRQMIDVVNDWQFNVIVDVLRRNRDTLVKYAHGRQVIAQVERLLNGMAPSPDSFGQTSSSSRLL